A genomic window from Bacillus sp. BGMRC 2118 includes:
- a CDS encoding GNAT family N-acetyltransferase, producing the protein MTINYSNFFHGNLVRLTAPKQSDVDIMAAWHEDAEFLRNVDTDVAKIKSIQQLEEEERRHSTSFYFRVRTLEEDKLIGFVVIHSVEWNNRSGMLAIGIGDAAYRGRGYGTDAIKLILQYAFHELNLNRVGLDVIEYNEKGIRAYEKAGFRQEGKMREAVLRDGKNYDRVIMGILRSEWEAQK; encoded by the coding sequence ATGACAATCAATTACTCAAACTTTTTTCATGGAAATCTTGTAAGACTGACTGCACCCAAACAAAGTGATGTTGATATCATGGCTGCATGGCACGAAGATGCTGAATTTTTACGAAATGTAGATACGGATGTGGCCAAAATTAAATCCATTCAGCAATTAGAAGAAGAAGAAAGACGTCATTCTACTAGTTTTTATTTCAGAGTGAGAACACTTGAAGAGGACAAATTAATCGGATTTGTTGTCATTCATAGTGTCGAATGGAACAACCGATCCGGCATGCTTGCGATAGGAATTGGCGATGCTGCCTATCGTGGCAGGGGGTATGGTACAGATGCAATAAAACTCATTTTACAATATGCTTTTCATGAATTGAACCTAAACCGGGTTGGATTGGATGTCATTGAGTATAACGAAAAAGGAATCCGTGCTTATGAAAAGGCAGGATTCAGGCAAGAAGGTAAAATGCGTGAAGCTGTTTTAAGAGATGGAAAAAACTATGATCGTGTTATCATGGGAATATTACGTTCCGAGTGGGAAGCACAAAAATAA
- a CDS encoding DUF3231 family protein encodes MDHHSAKLTANEKAYLWTNYMVDSMAVCCLSYYIEKCEDSEIRDVLTFALDLSKKHTQFVSELFTSENYPVPIGFTDQDVNLHAPKLFSDDFVLLYLHNLANEGLMFYSKALSMTARNDVHEFYVKCISSSTELNTRTKQLLLSKGLYIRPPYIPDENHPEMIQKLGFMKGFLGEQRPLISMEITNLYFNLITLEVVKTLMIGFAQVAETKDVKDFIDRGKELCMKSSQLLSSILEKEELPAAKPWYTHVTDSTESPFSDKLLMFHGAVLNSGGVEQFGFSLASSLRRDIGARYAQLITEMMTYSDDGMNLMIKHQWMEQPPMNIDRGELT; translated from the coding sequence ATGGATCATCATTCTGCAAAATTAACAGCAAATGAAAAAGCATACTTATGGACGAATTATATGGTTGATAGCATGGCAGTTTGTTGTCTATCTTATTACATTGAAAAATGCGAAGACAGTGAGATACGTGATGTTTTAACATTTGCTTTAGATTTATCTAAGAAGCATACTCAATTTGTCAGTGAGCTTTTTACTAGTGAAAACTATCCTGTACCGATTGGATTTACTGACCAAGATGTCAACCTTCATGCACCGAAGCTATTTTCGGATGATTTTGTATTACTATACTTACATAACTTAGCAAATGAAGGACTCATGTTTTATTCTAAAGCTCTTAGTATGACTGCAAGAAATGATGTTCACGAATTCTATGTGAAATGTATTAGTTCCTCGACTGAACTGAATACCCGCACAAAGCAATTACTGCTATCAAAAGGGTTATATATACGACCGCCTTATATTCCTGATGAAAATCATCCGGAGATGATTCAAAAGCTCGGCTTTATGAAAGGCTTTCTCGGTGAGCAGCGACCATTGATTTCAATGGAAATAACCAATTTATATTTTAACCTTATTACGCTGGAAGTTGTAAAGACACTTATGATTGGTTTTGCACAAGTAGCCGAAACAAAAGATGTGAAGGATTTCATTGATCGTGGTAAAGAGCTATGTATGAAAAGTTCACAACTGTTAAGTTCCATATTAGAAAAAGAAGAGTTACCGGCTGCTAAGCCATGGTACACACATGTAACAGACTCAACAGAATCTCCTTTCTCCGATAAACTTCTGATGTTCCACGGAGCCGTACTTAACTCTGGTGGTGTTGAACAGTTTGGATTCAGCTTAGCATCTTCCCTAAGAAGAGATATCGGTGCAAGATATGCACAACTAATTACTGAAATGATGACCTATTCAGATGATGGAATGAACTTAATGATTAAGCATCAATGGATGGAGCAACCTCCAATGAACATTGATAGAGGAGAATTGACATAA
- a CDS encoding cysteine hydrolase, with protein sequence MQKLMTLPALLVLDVQNGFDDPYWGKRNNPEAEENISRLQEVWRQKNGTIIYTQHLSLQPKSPLHHTKKEGTAFKDEVTPLPSEKVFTKNVNSGFIGTELQSYLTEHQLNTVVITGLSTQHCVSTTTRMSSNLGFQTFLVSDAIAAFEITDSYGKLHSAETVQELELAMLHKEFATIITTNEIIQEVTNSH encoded by the coding sequence ATGCAGAAATTAATGACCCTACCAGCCTTGTTAGTCCTTGACGTACAAAACGGTTTTGATGATCCGTACTGGGGAAAGAGAAACAATCCAGAGGCAGAAGAAAATATTTCCCGTCTACAAGAGGTGTGGAGACAAAAGAACGGTACCATTATTTATACACAGCATCTATCCTTACAGCCAAAATCTCCTCTTCATCATACAAAAAAAGAGGGAACAGCCTTCAAGGATGAAGTAACACCACTGCCAAGTGAAAAGGTTTTCACGAAAAATGTAAATAGCGGTTTTATCGGAACCGAGTTACAATCCTATTTAACTGAACATCAATTAAATACGGTTGTAATCACTGGTCTTTCTACACAGCATTGTGTGTCTACAACCACTCGCATGAGTTCAAATCTGGGATTTCAAACATTTCTTGTTAGCGATGCAATTGCTGCATTTGAGATTACTGACTCCTATGGGAAGCTTCATTCTGCTGAAACTGTGCAAGAACTAGAATTAGCCATGCTTCATAAAGAATTTGCTACGATTATAACCACGAATGAGATCATACAAGAAGTAACAAATTCTCATTAG